GAGTTCCCCAGACGAATGATTCAAATACCTCAGGTGATTCGCCGCAAGTGAAATATGAGGGTCTGTTTCCTCTCTCCGAAGGCCTATCCCCAGTTTGATGATTCTGTGGAGGGGACTCCCGGAGGGGCAGAAGTTCAGATGGTGCATCTCGGACGCCGTCTCGCACAGCGTGAGAGTGTTGATGTGCACTTTGTTGTCGCCGATTACGGACAGCCTTCGACCGTGGTTCAAGATGGAGTCACGATACATCGATCATATTCATTTGACGACCCGCTCTGGATGAAGATCGCAAAATTTGGCAGGAAGCACGTCCGTGCTGATGCCGACGTGTATATTCAACGAACACTTTCTCCCTTCTCAGCACCCCTAGCCGCTCTTACGCGTCTTCGCGGCCGGCGATATGTGTATATGGTCTCTCACGATCACGAAGCAGATGGCACTCATGACCTGTTCTGTTCTCCCTTTACACGACCTCTTGCTAAGGGGGTTTATGAGCTTTCTAACCTGGTAATCACTCAGAATCGCTACCAAGAGCGTATGGTGGAAGAGAAATTTGATCTGCACAATACACGGTTGCTTCGCAGCGGGGTGAAATTAAAAAACACAGAACCCGCAAAGGAATTAAAATACGATGCCATTTGGGTGGGCCGATGTATCGAACGGAAACAACCTGACGTGATGTTAGACATTGTTGAACAGAATCCCGATTGGGATGCTGTCATGATTGCACCTCAAGCAACTGGTGAGCGCTCATATTTTGAGAAGATTCGATCTAGAGCTGAAGCTATCAATAACATTGAGTTTGTCTCGTTAGTCCCCAATGATAGGGTAATTGAGTATCTCGAACAGTCCGCTGTGTTCTGCCTTACATCACGTCACGAGGGTTACCCGATGGTCCTCATTGAGGCCGCCGCCGCACGAACACCGATCGTCTCACTTTCACTCAACTATCCGCTCCCGTTCAACGACTATCATGCCGGAATCCATTGTGGGGGTGAGATTGATACATTTATCACTGAAGTCCAGCGACTTTTGTCTGAGAAGTCGAAATTAAACGAGTATGCGGATAATGCGAGGAGATACGCTGAGAATGAACACGATATCGAAAAAAAAGCGGATGAATTCTATCGGATGATCGACCCTAATTGAGAGTATGTATTGTAATCATCACAGGGCTCAAAATACTATGGAAGCCACTAGCCCATAGAAGGGTATATGAGCACGCGGCTAAATGGATGGAACAGTCAGATATGCGCGTCTTAATTCTAAACTATGAATTTCCGCCTTTGGGCGGAGGGTATGGAGAATATCATCTGCTCGCACGTGAGCTAGCAAAGCAGGGTCATGAGGTCCTCTACGTAACGTCCCGTATGAGTGGACAACCAAAGAGTGAGGTGGTTGACGGTATTTCCATTCTCCGAGTACCGACGATCCGGCGGCATCGAAAGAGTGCGACCGTGTTTGAAATGTTTACGTATATTTCCTCAACAGCTATTAAATTACCAAGTATCACGAGTGAATTTGAGCCGGATGTCTGTCATATATTCTTCGGGATCCCTACAGGCGCCTTGATTTTCCATCCTATGTTACGTAACACCCCGACGGTTCTGACGTGTCTTGGGTCTGACGTACCTCACCACAACCCGGACCGGTTTAACCTCCTGTATTCAATTTTGACGCCGGGAGTTACTCGGATCTGGGATCGGCACGATGCTGTCGTTGCAAATAGTTCCGGTCTTAAAGACGAAATACAGGATATTAATCCAGATCAACAGGTTCGAGTAATTAATAACGGGATCGATACAGAGCAGTTTCATCCGGTCTATGAGGGCGAGGAGGGAATTATCCGGTTCCTGTATGTTGGCCGTCTTATTGAATTAAAACGTATTGATGTGGCTATTAAACTTCTATCCAAACTTAATGATCTTATCAATAAGCGGGTGACACTTGATATTGTAGGCGAAGGTGAACAAAAACTAGAATTAAAACAATTCACAAGGGAGGAAGGCATGTCCGATTGTGTAAAATTCCACGATTACATACCTCACGATCGGATCCACACTATGTATCAAAAATGCGATTTTTACATTCAGTTATCTGAAGCTGAAGGTATGCCCAATACAATAATGGAGGCTATGGCATGTGGGGCCATACCCGTGGTGACTCCAGTCGGGGGAACTGAAGAGCTGCTTGGTGATGATATCGGAATTTTTGTTCCTTTCGGATCAGAAGACAATGCGGTAAATCAATTGGTAGATATGGTCCAAGATGATTCAACAGTCAGGGATCAAAAAGAGGCTGCTCGTGAAAGAATAGTAAACGAATTTGGGAGAAAAAAATTTGCGTCAAAATATCATTCACTATACAAGGAAGTGATCGATCAATATGCGAACGACAACTGATTTAGTATGGGGTTCAGTAGTCCAATTTCGAACACCTTCATTGGGTGGTCTGTTCTAGTAGTGAGAGTAACTCGGTAGCGAGAGCCTTAACGCTGTATTCTGAACGTTTTGCGTCGTCACCAAGACTTTCCGGTCGCATATTATACAGGGATTCCAAGGTGTGGGTGATGTCACTGACATCGGATCGGTGACAGAGTCTAGCCCCTGGAAAGTCTTCGAGAAGCGACGATATTGCCCCGTCTTCCGAATCAATAGCCAATACTGGGAGATCGCAGGCGAAGTAATCGAATACTTTGATAGGAATGTGGGTCCGATCTTCAGGTCTTGTCAAGACGAGTCCGATGTTAGCCGCATTTAATTCACGGATTATCTGGTGTTTTGCCGCGTAACCATTAAATTCAACTTTGTCGCTAATCCCAAGTTGGGATGTGAGATCTTTTACGCGTTCACGGTGGCTATCAGCCTTCCCATAATGTATCAATTTAACATCTGGTTTATTGGCAGCAAATTTAGCGAATCCCTCAAAAAAAGGCTCAACGTCGTTACGGAACTTCCCAGGATAAATGATCCGAAACCCATCGGCTTCAACTACATTTCCATGGTAGTCTTCCGGATCAAAACCGTTTGTCAACGTCTTGAACTCTGTTTGTATCTCTGGGAAGGAGGATTCATACGCACATCTAAGATTTGATGATGACACCGTCACCGCATCCGCAGCTCTAAGGATACGTGGCTCACAGTGGCGTGATAAGGCTGCCCACCCGCGATCCAATAGAGACTTAGATGACTGTCGTTGTTCGTAATATTGAGAAAGCGTCCATGGATCGCGAAAATCAACAATATATGGAACTTCGACAAAACTCTTCACAAGTGGGACATTAAGAAGAGGAAGAAATGGCCACGCTGTATGAAAAATTGCATCAATATTATTTTTATGAACGATCCTTGTAATTGCCGGTGTTAATTTTGGCGTCCAGCGGAACCCATCTTTTTCACCCAGGGAAAGCCAGTCAAGAATGATTCCCGTTCGGTGGATCTCCTCAGCAGTCTCAAGTACGGCCGCATATTCCTCATTGTCGGGTCCAGGTTGATACTGTCTTTCAACTGTTAAGACATGAACTTCGGCACCAAGACGGGAAAGGTACTTTGTGAATTTTGCCGCTCGAAACATCGTCACACCGCCCCCTGGTGGGAACGAATACGAAACTACTAATATTCTCATTTAGGTACGTGAGTCGAGGATGGTTGATCTCGGGTTGCTATTTGGTAGTACATCCAAACGATTCTTTCATTGTTGCTTTTACCGTTCAATTGTATCAGTTGCATCCCAGTATTGGGTTTGGGAGAATGAGTGTAACGATCCTCAGAGGGAATTTGAATGACCTCGATATCGCGCGTCGTCAAAGGATTTCAAACTGAACTGGTCGCAAAGGGGGCAGCTATCGTTTCCGGGTTGATCGTCATGGTCTTGTTGGCACGACTTCTTGGCCCAAACAAACTGGGTCAGTTATTCTACGTTCTTTCAATCTTATCAATTGCACATCTCT
Above is a genomic segment from Halosimplex halophilum containing:
- a CDS encoding glycosyltransferase family 4 protein, which produces MRVCFLSPKAYPQFDDSVEGTPGGAEVQMVHLGRRLAQRESVDVHFVVADYGQPSTVVQDGVTIHRSYSFDDPLWMKIAKFGRKHVRADADVYIQRTLSPFSAPLAALTRLRGRRYVYMVSHDHEADGTHDLFCSPFTRPLAKGVYELSNLVITQNRYQERMVEEKFDLHNTRLLRSGVKLKNTEPAKELKYDAIWVGRCIERKQPDVMLDIVEQNPDWDAVMIAPQATGERSYFEKIRSRAEAINNIEFVSLVPNDRVIEYLEQSAVFCLTSRHEGYPMVLIEAAAARTPIVSLSLNYPLPFNDYHAGIHCGGEIDTFITEVQRLLSEKSKLNEYADNARRYAENEHDIEKKADEFYRMIDPN
- a CDS encoding glycosyltransferase family 4 protein, which gives rise to MRVLILNYEFPPLGGGYGEYHLLARELAKQGHEVLYVTSRMSGQPKSEVVDGISILRVPTIRRHRKSATVFEMFTYISSTAIKLPSITSEFEPDVCHIFFGIPTGALIFHPMLRNTPTVLTCLGSDVPHHNPDRFNLLYSILTPGVTRIWDRHDAVVANSSGLKDEIQDINPDQQVRVINNGIDTEQFHPVYEGEEGIIRFLYVGRLIELKRIDVAIKLLSKLNDLINKRVTLDIVGEGEQKLELKQFTREEGMSDCVKFHDYIPHDRIHTMYQKCDFYIQLSEAEGMPNTIMEAMACGAIPVVTPVGGTEELLGDDIGIFVPFGSEDNAVNQLVDMVQDDSTVRDQKEAARERIVNEFGRKKFASKYHSLYKEVIDQYANDN
- a CDS encoding glycosyltransferase, with product MFRAAKFTKYLSRLGAEVHVLTVERQYQPGPDNEEYAAVLETAEEIHRTGIILDWLSLGEKDGFRWTPKLTPAITRIVHKNNIDAIFHTAWPFLPLLNVPLVKSFVEVPYIVDFRDPWTLSQYYEQRQSSKSLLDRGWAALSRHCEPRILRAADAVTVSSSNLRCAYESSFPEIQTEFKTLTNGFDPEDYHGNVVEADGFRIIYPGKFRNDVEPFFEGFAKFAANKPDVKLIHYGKADSHRERVKDLTSQLGISDKVEFNGYAAKHQIIRELNAANIGLVLTRPEDRTHIPIKVFDYFACDLPVLAIDSEDGAISSLLEDFPGARLCHRSDVSDITHTLESLYNMRPESLGDDAKRSEYSVKALATELLSLLEQTTQ